One window of the Desulfonatronum thiosulfatophilum genome contains the following:
- a CDS encoding pyruvoyl-dependent arginine decarboxylase, which yields MINFVPRQAFFTKGIGRHKNKLQSFELALRDAGIEKLNLVYVSSIFPPNCKMVTVEEGVKQLNPGQITFCVMARNATNEKGRLVGSAVGMAFPASKEHYGYISEHTAFGADEQELGDFAEDLASTMLATTQGVDFNPETAYDERRQIYLMSGKIIDSASAPCVTTGLAGVWTTTVSAAVFLP from the coding sequence ATGATTAATTTTGTTCCACGGCAAGCATTTTTCACCAAAGGAATCGGCCGACACAAGAACAAGCTCCAGTCTTTCGAGCTTGCCCTGCGCGACGCGGGAATCGAAAAGCTGAACCTGGTGTACGTATCCAGCATTTTTCCACCGAACTGCAAGATGGTCACGGTGGAGGAAGGCGTAAAACAACTCAACCCCGGACAGATCACCTTCTGCGTTATGGCGCGCAACGCCACCAACGAGAAGGGTCGCCTGGTCGGTTCGGCCGTCGGGATGGCTTTTCCGGCGAGCAAAGAGCACTATGGCTATATTTCCGAGCACACGGCATTTGGCGCCGACGAGCAGGAGCTGGGCGACTTTGCCGAAGATCTGGCATCGACCATGCTGGCCACCACGCAAGGCGTGGATTTCAACCCTGAGACTGCCTACGATGAGCGTCGGCAAATCTACCTGATGAGTGGGAAGATCATTGACTCGGCTTCAGCGCCCTGCGTGACCACCGGCTTGGCCGGAGTCTGGACGACCACGGTTTCCGCAGCGGTCTTTCTGCCCTAA
- a CDS encoding SPOR domain-containing protein yields the protein MAQNNSKSSSSSKPKKRWKFELGPFGMIGAGMVGILIMAWAFILGILVGRGYNPESVIPEIGRMMTPQTSAITSAPPRTVLQPEELRFYETLQERASQPAPSAPVRNEPTTRPQPQQQVQQQPAMRIEQPQPPVQISATETSPAPVPSLGPQFEFVFQVASFQQDGQARSLQQRISSAGIPATVEAGTVDGHQWYRVLVTVRGAQTDANYIKSQLQGLGIENPFLRAKKSL from the coding sequence ATGGCTCAGAACAACTCAAAATCATCATCTTCCTCAAAGCCCAAAAAGCGCTGGAAATTCGAACTAGGGCCATTCGGAATGATCGGGGCCGGCATGGTGGGAATCCTGATCATGGCCTGGGCCTTCATCCTGGGCATCCTGGTTGGAAGAGGATATAATCCCGAATCCGTCATTCCGGAAATTGGCCGCATGATGACGCCTCAAACTTCGGCAATAACTTCAGCTCCTCCGAGAACCGTCCTGCAGCCGGAGGAACTGCGCTTCTATGAAACCTTGCAGGAACGGGCCAGCCAGCCTGCTCCATCAGCACCAGTAAGAAACGAACCAACGACACGACCACAGCCCCAGCAGCAAGTTCAACAGCAACCGGCAATGCGGATCGAGCAACCACAACCACCGGTGCAAATTTCCGCGACGGAAACGAGTCCCGCGCCGGTGCCATCATTGGGGCCGCAATTTGAATTTGTCTTTCAGGTGGCATCATTTCAACAAGACGGTCAAGCCCGTTCTTTGCAGCAACGCATCTCTTCGGCCGGCATTCCAGCGACCGTCGAGGCCGGGACAGTCGATGGCCATCAATGGTACCGAGTCCTGGTGACGGTGCGCGGCGCACAAACAGATGCGAATTACATTAAATCCCAGCTTCAGGGATTGGGGATAGAAAACCCTTTCCTTCGAGCCAAAAAATCTTTATGA
- a CDS encoding 16S rRNA (guanine(527)-N(7))-methyltransferase RsmG, which translates to MAAQKTSIAVPTPNQIADAAVSLGRVLDGEQVLGLSRYLELLLVWNQRMNLVGPQDWHTILADLIADSWHLADFLNSLNLPEAPCTVDLGAGAGLPGLPLRLFWPHGVYHLVEIRRKRTAFLLQVLSAMQLQRTFVRPQRAEQALPALAPVDLCLSRAFLPWPELLKLVKPWLARGAAVVIMANEPVPSVMPPDWVATGSHRYTGSDKDRYFWSLVPANISR; encoded by the coding sequence ATGGCCGCGCAAAAAACATCCATTGCAGTTCCGACTCCGAATCAGATTGCCGACGCGGCCGTATCCTTGGGCCGCGTCCTGGATGGGGAGCAAGTCCTCGGATTGAGCCGATACCTTGAACTGCTGCTCGTCTGGAATCAGCGGATGAATCTGGTGGGCCCCCAGGACTGGCATACCATCCTTGCGGATCTGATAGCGGACAGTTGGCATCTGGCAGATTTTCTGAATTCGTTGAACCTGCCTGAAGCGCCCTGCACCGTTGATCTGGGTGCTGGTGCGGGGTTGCCCGGACTGCCGCTTCGTCTCTTCTGGCCACACGGCGTGTATCATCTCGTGGAAATTCGACGCAAAAGAACCGCTTTTTTGTTGCAGGTTCTTTCAGCGATGCAGCTGCAACGGACGTTTGTGCGGCCGCAACGCGCTGAACAGGCATTGCCGGCATTGGCGCCGGTGGATCTCTGCCTGAGCAGGGCGTTCCTACCCTGGCCGGAACTGCTCAAGCTGGTCAAGCCCTGGCTGGCAAGGGGGGCAGCCGTCGTAATCATGGCCAATGAGCCCGTACCCAGTGTCATGCCGCCGGATTGGGTTGCGACCGGTTCGCACCGTTATACCGGGAGTGATAAAGATCGCTATTTCTGGTCCTTGGTCCCGGCTAACATTTCCAGATAA
- a CDS encoding ACP S-malonyltransferase, with protein MNTPEVKTVVVFPGQGSQEKGMGRDVAERFTEAMDLWKQAEKAADAPLREIYWDGTDQDMARTRYLQPAMTATTLSLWIVGHQRLRADCLAGHSLGEFAALAAARILEIPDVLELTALRGRLMDEAGSAQGGKMAAVLKLSRNLVQEIIDAARGESGQELRIANDNSPGQFVISGTAELVEQATSLVKERKGRAVPLAVSGAFHSSLMAEPAREFAGVLKKMDWRSPRIPLYFNVTARPESDPARIQTLVAEQMTSSVLWTQSVLAQWQDGARNWVELGPKGVLTRLINAILADKTDSWESKSISGLEQLDTLPPSSE; from the coding sequence ATGAATACTCCGGAAGTCAAAACGGTTGTCGTTTTCCCTGGTCAGGGCTCGCAGGAAAAGGGCATGGGCCGCGATGTGGCGGAACGCTTCACCGAAGCCATGGATCTTTGGAAGCAGGCGGAAAAGGCCGCTGATGCGCCGTTGCGGGAAATCTACTGGGATGGGACGGATCAGGACATGGCCAGAACACGGTATCTGCAACCGGCCATGACCGCGACCACGCTGAGCCTCTGGATCGTGGGCCACCAGCGGTTGCGTGCCGATTGTCTGGCCGGTCACAGCCTGGGAGAGTTTGCCGCACTGGCCGCGGCACGCATTCTGGAAATCCCTGATGTATTGGAATTGACGGCTTTGCGTGGACGATTGATGGATGAAGCGGGTTCGGCCCAGGGCGGCAAGATGGCCGCGGTGCTCAAGCTGTCCCGGAATCTGGTCCAGGAAATCATTGACGCCGCACGCGGTGAGAGCGGTCAGGAGTTGCGCATTGCCAACGACAACTCGCCGGGACAGTTCGTGATCAGCGGAACCGCCGAACTGGTGGAACAAGCGACGTCCCTGGTCAAGGAGCGCAAGGGCCGCGCCGTGCCCCTGGCTGTGAGCGGAGCGTTTCACAGTTCCCTGATGGCCGAACCGGCTCGGGAATTTGCCGGCGTGCTCAAGAAGATGGATTGGCGCTCTCCCCGAATTCCTCTTTATTTCAACGTCACGGCACGACCTGAATCCGACCCGGCCCGCATTCAGACCCTGGTCGCCGAACAGATGACCTCCTCCGTGCTCTGGACCCAGAGCGTACTGGCCCAGTGGCAGGACGGAGCGCGAAACTGGGTGGAACTGGGCCCCAAGGGCGTGCTGACAAGGCTGATCAACGCCATTCTGGCCGACAAGACGGACTCCTGGGAGAGCAAGAGCATCTCGGGTCTGGAACAGCTCGATACGCTCCCACCATCCTCTGAATGA
- the argS gene encoding arginine--tRNA ligase, translated as MRARTYLRELLQPFLSEHGLDWSAGTTLEPPKDKRFGDLATNMAFTLSKKAGKNPRQIAEDIAQRLQHQDDRLAKVETAGPGFLNFTLAPSFWQQGVLDILAQGDGYGAANVGDRRKVQVEYVSANPTGPLHIGHGRGAALGDSLARILRFMGYDVTTEYYLNDAGRQMRLLGASVLARYRELCGREAALPEDGYKGEYIRDLAQGLLERDGQSIAELPESEALDVAREFAVAGILDGIKQDLLNFRVEHQVWFSESRLIREGAVENTLQNLHAAGLAYEQDGALWFASTRYGDDKDRVLRKSDGSLTYLASDIAYHADKYQRGFDLVVDIWGADHHGYVGRMKAAVQALGRDPDDLQVILVQLVNLLRAGEQIAMSTRAGKFETLADVCAEVGEDAARFIFLSRKSDSHLDFDLELVKRQTMDNPVYYVQYAHARIHSLLSKALDAGIALDTPNLDVLTALDTEVDLQMLRALDQFGDVLVCAAGTLSPHHLSHYLMDLAGKLHRYYTTHPVLAAGSSDLVQARLALCRAVAQVLRNGLDLLGVSAPEKM; from the coding sequence ATGCGCGCACGAACTTATCTGCGGGAACTCCTGCAGCCTTTTTTGTCGGAACACGGCCTGGACTGGAGCGCCGGGACCACCCTGGAACCGCCCAAGGACAAGCGCTTCGGTGACCTGGCCACGAACATGGCCTTCACCCTGTCCAAAAAGGCGGGCAAGAATCCTCGGCAGATCGCCGAAGACATTGCCCAGAGGCTGCAACACCAGGATGACCGTCTGGCCAAGGTGGAAACAGCCGGTCCGGGTTTTTTGAACTTCACCCTCGCCCCCTCTTTCTGGCAGCAGGGCGTCCTGGACATCCTGGCCCAGGGCGACGGGTACGGCGCAGCGAATGTCGGCGACCGGCGCAAGGTTCAGGTGGAATACGTATCCGCCAACCCCACCGGACCATTGCATATCGGACATGGCCGAGGGGCGGCGCTGGGCGACAGCCTCGCGCGCATCCTGCGGTTCATGGGCTACGACGTCACCACGGAATATTATCTCAACGACGCCGGCCGCCAGATGCGCCTCCTGGGCGCCTCAGTCCTGGCGCGTTACCGGGAACTCTGCGGCCGGGAGGCAGCCCTGCCCGAGGACGGTTACAAGGGCGAATACATCCGTGATTTGGCCCAAGGACTCCTGGAAAGGGACGGGCAATCCATCGCGGAACTGCCGGAAAGCGAAGCCCTGGACGTTGCCCGCGAATTTGCCGTTGCCGGCATCCTGGATGGCATCAAGCAGGACCTGCTGAACTTCCGGGTGGAGCATCAAGTCTGGTTTTCCGAATCCCGGTTGATTCGGGAAGGCGCCGTGGAGAACACTCTGCAGAACCTGCACGCAGCAGGCCTGGCCTATGAGCAGGACGGAGCGCTCTGGTTTGCCAGCACCCGTTACGGCGACGACAAGGACAGAGTTCTGCGCAAGTCCGACGGCTCTCTGACATACCTGGCCTCGGACATCGCCTACCACGCGGACAAATACCAACGCGGTTTCGATTTGGTTGTGGATATCTGGGGCGCGGACCATCACGGGTACGTGGGCCGAATGAAGGCCGCTGTGCAGGCCCTGGGCCGCGATCCCGACGACTTGCAGGTCATCCTGGTTCAGCTCGTCAACCTGTTGCGGGCCGGCGAGCAGATTGCCATGTCCACCCGTGCGGGAAAATTTGAAACACTGGCCGATGTTTGCGCCGAAGTGGGCGAGGATGCAGCCCGGTTCATCTTTTTGAGCCGCAAAAGCGACAGCCATCTGGATTTCGATCTCGAGCTGGTCAAACGCCAGACCATGGACAATCCCGTCTATTATGTTCAATATGCCCATGCCCGGATTCACTCCCTGCTGTCCAAGGCCCTGGATGCCGGCATTGCCTTGGATACGCCGAACCTGGATGTCCTGACCGCGCTGGATACCGAAGTCGATTTGCAGATGCTGAGAGCTCTGGACCAGTTCGGCGACGTGCTGGTCTGTGCGGCCGGCACCCTCAGCCCCCACCATCTGAGCCATTATCTTATGGATTTGGCCGGCAAGCTGCACCGCTACTACACCACCCACCCGGTTCTGGCAGCGGGCTCGTCCGACCTGGTCCAGGCCCGGCTGGCGCTCTGCCGTGCCGTGGCCCAGGTGCTGCGCAACGGTTTGGACTTGTTGGGCGTCTCCGCTCCGGAGAAAATGTAG